A part of Ziziphus jujuba cultivar Dongzao chromosome 8, ASM3175591v1 genomic DNA contains:
- the LOC107413550 gene encoding uncharacterized protein LOC107413550 isoform X3: MAASMKTTSSVNLKLVIDSRGQRVLFAETGKDFVDFLSTLMSLPVGTVKETLLNPKAPAFNGENPIPLLLPNNNIGHEHAGKNMYVCSYISTYKHPYGGSGHLYVADDSEAICPQCKNRMSVAVNNVVGGKKIGENELHATSSSSSSSSSSCGSGGGFVKDVVTYLVMDDLEVSPMSTISSIAILNKFNVKEVDALQEKMVSIGMNEIAKA, encoded by the exons ATGGCAGCCTCCATGAAGACCACGTCCAGTGTGAATTTGAAGCTTGTCATCGATTCAAGAGGCCAAAGGGTCCTATTCGCCGAAACCGGGAaggattttgttgattttttatccACCCTTATGTCTTTGCCAGTTGGTACGGTAAAAGAAACCTTGTTGAACCCCAAAGCACCAGCTTTTAATGGTGAAAATCCAATCCCTCTTTTGTTGCCCAACAATAACATTGGTCATGAGCATGCAGGCaaaaatatgtatgtatgttcaTATATCAGCACCTATAAACACCCATACGGCGGAAGTGGCCATCTGTATGTGGCCGATGATTCCGAGGCCATATGCCCTCAGTGCAAGAACAGGATGTCCGTAGCAGTGAATAATGTTGTAGGTGGCAAGAAGATTGGAGAGAATGAATTGCACgccacatcatcatcatcatcatcatcatcatcatcttgtgGATCTGGAGGAGGGTTTGTAAAAGATGTGGTTACTTATTTGGTGATGGATGATTTGGAAGTGTCTCCAATGTCTACCATTTCAAGCATAGCCATCCTTAACAAGTTCAATGTTAAGGAGGTTGATGCTCTTCAGGAAAAGATGGTTTCCATTGGCATGAATGAG ATAGCCAAAGCCTAg
- the LOC107413550 gene encoding uncharacterized protein LOC107413550 isoform X2: MAASMKTTSSVNLKLVIDSRGQRVLFAETGKDFVDFLSTLMSLPVGTVKETLLNPKAPAFNGENPIPLLLPNNNIGHEHAGKNMYVCSYISTYKHPYGGSGHLYVADDSEAICPQCKNRMSVAVNNVVGGKKIGENELHATSSSSSSSSSSCGSGGGFVKDVVTYLVMDDLEVSPMSTISSIAILNKFNVKEVDALQEKMVSIGMNEILVKGKKEKRKSTLYRIKAVMIAKA, from the exons ATGGCAGCCTCCATGAAGACCACGTCCAGTGTGAATTTGAAGCTTGTCATCGATTCAAGAGGCCAAAGGGTCCTATTCGCCGAAACCGGGAaggattttgttgattttttatccACCCTTATGTCTTTGCCAGTTGGTACGGTAAAAGAAACCTTGTTGAACCCCAAAGCACCAGCTTTTAATGGTGAAAATCCAATCCCTCTTTTGTTGCCCAACAATAACATTGGTCATGAGCATGCAGGCaaaaatatgtatgtatgttcaTATATCAGCACCTATAAACACCCATACGGCGGAAGTGGCCATCTGTATGTGGCCGATGATTCCGAGGCCATATGCCCTCAGTGCAAGAACAGGATGTCCGTAGCAGTGAATAATGTTGTAGGTGGCAAGAAGATTGGAGAGAATGAATTGCACgccacatcatcatcatcatcatcatcatcatcatcttgtgGATCTGGAGGAGGGTTTGTAAAAGATGTGGTTACTTATTTGGTGATGGATGATTTGGAAGTGTCTCCAATGTCTACCATTTCAAGCATAGCCATCCTTAACAAGTTCAATGTTAAGGAGGTTGATGCTCTTCAGGAAAAGATGGTTTCCATTGGCATGAATGAG ATATTggtcaaaggaaaaaaagaaaaaagaaaaagtacttTATACCGGATTAAAGCCGTCATG ATAGCCAAAGCCTAg
- the LOC107413550 gene encoding uncharacterized protein LOC107413550 isoform X1, whose product MAASMKTTSSVNLKLVIDSRGQRVLFAETGKDFVDFLSTLMSLPVGTVKETLLNPKAPAFNGENPIPLLLPNNNIGHEHAGKNMYVCSYISTYKHPYGGSGHLYVADDSEAICPQCKNRMSVAVNNVVGGKKIGENELHATSSSSSSSSSSCGSGGGFVKDVVTYLVMDDLEVSPMSTISSIAILNKFNVKEVDALQEKMVSIGMNEGLKLLKASLQSKTVLTDVFLEKKATTEI is encoded by the exons ATGGCAGCCTCCATGAAGACCACGTCCAGTGTGAATTTGAAGCTTGTCATCGATTCAAGAGGCCAAAGGGTCCTATTCGCCGAAACCGGGAaggattttgttgattttttatccACCCTTATGTCTTTGCCAGTTGGTACGGTAAAAGAAACCTTGTTGAACCCCAAAGCACCAGCTTTTAATGGTGAAAATCCAATCCCTCTTTTGTTGCCCAACAATAACATTGGTCATGAGCATGCAGGCaaaaatatgtatgtatgttcaTATATCAGCACCTATAAACACCCATACGGCGGAAGTGGCCATCTGTATGTGGCCGATGATTCCGAGGCCATATGCCCTCAGTGCAAGAACAGGATGTCCGTAGCAGTGAATAATGTTGTAGGTGGCAAGAAGATTGGAGAGAATGAATTGCACgccacatcatcatcatcatcatcatcatcatcatcttgtgGATCTGGAGGAGGGTTTGTAAAAGATGTGGTTACTTATTTGGTGATGGATGATTTGGAAGTGTCTCCAATGTCTACCATTTCAAGCATAGCCATCCTTAACAAGTTCAATGTTAAGGAGGTTGATGCTCTTCAGGAAAAGATGGTTTCCATTGGCATGAATGAG GGGTTGAAATTATTGAAAGCATCTTTGCAGTCAAAAACTGTTCTCACCGATGTGTTCCTGGAGAAGAAAGCGACTACCGAGATTTAG